Proteins encoded by one window of Luteitalea sp.:
- a CDS encoding BamA/TamA family outer membrane protein: MEHETVIIGVNLESLCGTVVRVARVSAVALAWLAWPSATLAQSSRADALAMMQAKKAEQLRPYENSTGEQILDTAEELVLATSSVYPWIGSIYPGAWLGLGGGYQRSVADTGRFNARGAWSARNYKLLQADLDLPELVRHRLAMTARVQWLDAPSVAFYGIGNESDPDQETTYTYTPTTLAVTGRLQIMEWLALGGGAEYLDVRSDAGRLDASLDPPPVTAAGFGEDVSYGVGRIFLDVDWRDEPGYSQRGGQYRVEWASYGDRDTGMFSFRQTEAEIVQLLPLMRANWVLGFRGLVTTTEVGDAETVPVFMLPALGGSSSLRGYPSWRFRDRHRLLLSGEYRWTPGQLVDMAIFVDAGKVVARHRDLDLQGLKKNYGIGLRVHGPSFTALRLDLARSREGWVLNIGGGTAF; this comes from the coding sequence AACACGAGACAGTGATCATCGGCGTGAATCTCGAGAGCTTGTGCGGGACGGTCGTGCGCGTGGCTCGCGTCTCTGCGGTGGCGCTTGCATGGCTCGCGTGGCCCAGCGCGACGCTCGCACAGAGCTCCCGTGCGGACGCGCTCGCCATGATGCAGGCGAAGAAGGCGGAACAGCTCAGACCGTATGAGAACTCCACAGGTGAGCAGATCCTGGACACGGCGGAAGAGCTCGTCCTGGCAACGAGCTCGGTGTATCCCTGGATCGGGAGCATTTACCCAGGTGCGTGGCTGGGGCTGGGCGGCGGCTATCAGCGAAGCGTCGCGGACACCGGCCGATTCAACGCACGCGGCGCCTGGTCGGCGCGAAACTACAAGCTCCTTCAGGCGGACCTGGACCTTCCGGAGCTCGTCCGGCACCGCCTCGCGATGACCGCACGGGTCCAGTGGCTCGACGCACCGTCAGTGGCCTTCTACGGCATCGGCAATGAGAGCGACCCGGATCAGGAAACGACGTATACCTACACCCCTACAACACTCGCGGTGACCGGCAGGCTTCAGATCATGGAATGGCTTGCGCTTGGTGGCGGAGCAGAATACCTCGACGTGCGCAGCGATGCCGGCCGGCTCGACGCGTCGCTCGATCCGCCCCCTGTGACGGCGGCGGGCTTCGGCGAGGACGTCTCGTATGGTGTCGGGCGGATCTTCCTGGATGTCGATTGGCGGGACGAGCCAGGCTACAGCCAGCGAGGCGGCCAATACCGCGTTGAATGGGCGAGCTACGGCGACCGCGACACGGGAATGTTCAGCTTCCGGCAAACGGAGGCCGAGATCGTCCAGTTGCTGCCGCTCATGCGAGCCAACTGGGTGCTCGGCTTCAGAGGGTTGGTGACCACCACGGAGGTTGGCGACGCCGAGACGGTGCCGGTCTTCATGCTGCCGGCGTTGGGTGGCAGCTCGTCCCTCCGCGGCTATCCGAGCTGGCGTTTCCGCGATCGACATCGCCTGCTCCTTTCCGGTGAGTACCGCTGGACGCCCGGACAGCTCGTCGACATGGCGATCTTCGTGGATGCCGGGAAGGTCGTGGCGCGGCATCGTGATCTCGACCTACAGGGGCTCAAGAAGAACTACGGAATCGGACTCCGCGTCCATGGCCCCTCGTTCACGGCTCTACGGCTGGATCTTGCCAGAAGCCGCGAGGGATGGGTGCTGAACATCGGCGGGGGGACCGCTTTTTGA